The window aatgtaGAGCTAATGAAAATACGAAGGACGTGTTGAAgaggatgctcagctactaccacaccaaactttacaccaacgtctgtaaaactgaccgagtttcGGGTGATAACAATTGCTTCATTAGTTGTATCCTCAATGCCTGAATTCCTTTTAAGTGTCGTGATAAAAAGGCAACACAATGGAGAAGTAAAAGCTTTGTGTTTAGATGTATTTTTAGCCTGAAATGCAGGGATGACCTTCTGCTAAAACGAACTGAAAGTggcaaaagacaaaatgtgctGTAAATATCTGAGGAAGCAACAAACACAAGACTCTGGGAGGCGTTAGTCATGAAGCAGAAGAGCAGCTGTTTCATTGCATAAGAGTTTAAAGTCTTTCCTGGTCCAGCTTTGACCCCAGCCGGAGAATATTACTGACATTCTGGGTGTGTTCGCTTCCAGATTTCCTCCAAAATAAAGTGATTCAGACGTCCCACCCATTTGCTTATTTCGCCCACTTGAGCCCAAATCCCAGCGGTTACCGTTTCAGCTCGAGGTATCGGACATTTGGACAGAGTAGCCGGATTTGATCTGTGTgatgacaaaagacaaaaaggtccAGAAGCTTCAGCAGCTAACAggaatctgtgttttttctctgaTCCACAGCTGTGCTAACAGAGTAAACAATCACAGGTTTCAGATTCAAAGAAACTTATCTgtcacagttttctttctttcctcctttttgtttctttttctctctttccgTTTCGGgagagaaaatctttttttttttttttccacagagtcTACAAACTGAGAGTGCACAGAGACGCAGAATACACAGACGCAGTTTTGATAAGCGAGTTGTGCAAACACGCCGAGCGCGCACACTTGTGCAAGGCCGTATGGTAAATTTGGTCTGATCGTTTTGTGAGGAGCTGCAGGGTAGAGCTGAGCCTCGAACGAGAAAGTTTCAGTAAGCCTTCCTGCTGACCTCAGTTCTCCTGGTTCCAGAGAAAGACGCAGTTCTGTGAAGTCCTCCCCCACAACTTGTGTTTTCACACTTAATGACAAACGCAAGAACCTCATTTCCCCTGAAGCCAGCACTAAAACTGGAACAGATTGACCTTTGTTAAAACTCACTCTAGAAGACGAAAAATGGTGTTCTGATTAAAACCCCCCACCTGATCCGTGCGCAGACGGACAGCTGCAGTGATGTTTAGGCTTTGATGTGCTGATACTGCTGGGCTTTGAAGCTGGTGAGACCAGAACCGGGGGAACTACAGGAGTTCTGGGTCACTGAAACTGCTGGTGACgaagtaaaaaacagaaaaatgctcgATAACTCAGAAAGCTTTGTGCAAACATTTTCAAGACAAGATGCACGTAACAGTTTCACTCCAATAATTATCGTCTTTTCAggcatttctttgtaaaattgacataaagatgtaaaaattaaaagcttagaAACCCTTGAATAAAGGTAtgaatgcatattacccgccatgtatttgtaaaagtgactaaggtatgtccatttttgtgttggctaatgtcagccatcttgaactgggctgactccaaaagtgaggcagtttcataaaaatctatccggtggttcatgagatattttgctaacagacagactgtcACACCTTTCAGGcagtaaaaataatctgttttagtGTTGATCAAACTGCTTCttggattttacttttttcagcatttcttttttaacacaTCTTATCTTATGTGATTCAAAGCAAAGCTTTGATTTTGCTTCAGGGGTTTTCACCCCAATTTTACCCAGATTAAAACTAACATTATCTGTTGTCGGGATAATTGCATTGTCTCATGGTACTTACCCACTAATCTGCTGCGGGGTGCCTGGCTGCCAAACAGTGAATGTGCCGCAGTCAGCAGGATGAGCAGGATGGCATGTTTGACTGCAGCCTGCAGCACCTCTCCGTACTGTTCTCTGTCAGTCACACAACAAAAACCAGCGGCTCTGCAGCAAAACACggcagagagctgcagacgGTCGGGGCAGGCCACAGCTGCTCCGTCACGCAAATGTTCCGGATCTGCCCGTTATCTTCCATCTGAATAATGAGCAGCAACCAACAGGTGTGTCAGCTGGAGGCCATGAAGGCAGCTGCTTCAGAGGTGAGTTCAGGTGCAGCTGCTTCAGAGGTGAGTTCAGGTGCAGCTGCTTCAGAGGTGAGTTCAGGTGCAGCTGCTTCAGAGATGAGTTCAGGTGCANNNNNNNNNNNNNNNNNNNNNNNNNNNNNNNNNNNNNNNNNNNNNNNNNNNNNNNNNNNNNNNNNNNNNNNNNNNNNNNNNNNNNNNNNNNNNNNNNNNNNNNNNNNNNNNNNNNNNNNNNNNNNNNNNNNNNNNNNNNNNNNNNNNNNNNNNNNNNNNNNNNNNNNNNNNNNNNNNNNNNNNNNNNNNNNNNNNNNNNNNNNNNNNNNNNNNNNNNNNNNNNNNNNNNNNNNNNNNNNNNNNNNNNNNNNNNNNNNNNNNNNNNNNNNNNNNNNNNNNNNNNNNNNNNNNNNNNNNNNNNNNNNNNNNNNNNNNNNNNNNNNNNNNNNNNNNNNNNNNNNNNNNNNNNNNNNNNNNNNNNNNNNNNNNNNNNNNNNNNNNNNNNNNNNNNNNNNNNNNNNNNNNNNNNNNNNNNNNNNNNNNNNNNNNNNNNNNNNNNNNNNNNNNNNNNNNNNNNNNNNNNNNNNNNNNNNNNNNNNNNNNNNNNNNNNNNNNNNNNNNNNNNNNNNNNNNNNNNNNNNNNNNNNNNNNNNNNNNNNNNNNNNNNNNNNNNNNNNNNNNNNNNNNNNNNNNNNNNNNNNNNNNNNNNNNNNNNNNNNNNNNNNNNNNNNNNNNNNNNNNNNNNNNNNNNNNNNNNNNNNNNNNNNNNNNNNNNNNNNNNNNNNNNNNNNNNNNNNNNNNNNNNNNNNNNNNNNNNNNNNNNNNNNNNNNNNNNNNNNNNNNNNNNNNNNNNNNNNNNNNNNNNNNNNNNNNNNNNNNNNNNNNNNNNNNNNNNNNNNNNNNNNNNNNNNNNNNNNNNNNNNNNNNNNNNNNNNNNNNNNNNNNNNNNNNNNNNNNNNNNNNNNNNNNNNNNNNNNNNNNNNNNNNNNNNNNNNNNNNNNNNNNNNNNNNNNNNNNNNNNNNNNNNNNNNNNNNNNNNNNNNNNNNNNNNNNNNNNNNNNNNNNNNNNNNNNNNNNNNNNNNNNNNNNNNNNNNNNNNNNNNNNNNNNNNNNNNNNNNNNNNNNNNNNNNNNNNNNNNNNNNNNNNNNNNNNNNNNNNNNNNNNNNNNNNNNNNNNNNNNNNNNNNNNNNNNNNNNNNNNNNNNNNNNNNNNNNNNNNNNNNNNNNNNNNNNNNNNNNNNNNNNNNNNNNNNNNNNNNNNNNNNNNNNNNNNNNNNNNNNNNNNNNNNNNNNNNNNNNNNNNNNNNNNNNNNNNNNNNNNNNNNNNNNNNNNNNNNNNNNNNNNNNNNNNNNNNNNNNNNNNNNNNNNNNNNNNNNNNNNNNNNNNNNNNNNNNNNNNNNNNNNNNNNNNNNNNNNNNNNNNNNNNNNNNNNNNNNNNNNNNNNNNNNNNNNNNNNNNNNNNNNNNNNNNNNNNNNNNNNNNNNNNNNNNNNNNNNNNNNNNNNNNNNNNNNNNNNNNNNNNNNNNNNNNNNNNNNNNNNNNNNNNNNNNNNNNNNNNNNNNNNNNNNNNNNNNNNNNNNNNNNNNNNNNNNNNNNNAGGTGCAGCTGCTTCAGAGGTGAGTTCAGGTGCAGCTGATTCAGAGGTGAGTTCAGGTGCAGCTACTTTGGCTTGTAGCTAGCATTTTCCTACTTctaatttttagctactgttctgctacttttagccttctgttacttttagcttgtgtttagttactttagctagtgttttgctagctgtagcattttgttttcaacttttagcaattgtttttacatttttagccttttagctcgtgtgcttttgtttaattacttattttcagcttcttccagCAGAGGCCTTCAGCCCTCTGCCTTCATTTTTAGCAGAAAAATTCCTCTAGTTTTGATTGGACAAAATGagtgtttaaaactctgcaggCAGACGACTGTCAGGgcgtaaaaacaaaatggaggccagagcaggaggagaaacTGATCCTGACTGCCTGGAAACACATGGTgagcaaagacacaaaaaaattacacacaaaCCGTGAGAAGGAAATATTTCTAAGAAGCATGTGAAACGGCCTGTAGGAGTGGAAGACCATGTGCTCGGCTGCCTTGTGTCGATGAATCAAATGTGTGGTTGCTTAGATAAAATAATATCAGTCTTAGTCATAAGTTGATCGTTTCAAGCTTTGGTGTTAAGAGGTCAGCCTGAGTTTGACTGatttatgtctttgtgtgtaAACATTAGAAATCAAACCATCACGTTTCTCACTCTAAGACGGTTCTGGTAACTTTTCGTACCCCCAGTTTTCTCACCTGCTACAGTGAGCCTCCCACCGCCTCCCACAGTGACCGGACTGGAAGGCGTCGCTCACATCCccttatgtttatttaaaatcttatagttctgttgttgttgtttacgtATACAAATGATAGCTCCAGGGAAAGAATCAGACGTGATGAAAACCCTGTCTTATGTTAGCAGGAGAAGCTCTTAATCTCTGCGTGGTTTCGGTTGCTTCTTCCAGCAGCGCGGCCCGTCTGGGGCCCCTGCAGCTCCGGGGCCTCCTCGGTCCTTCCTGGCCGAGCAGAGGCAGCTGACCCGGGACAGGAGGAGGCGCTCCACCCTGCAGGAGTCCAGTGAGGAGTCCTGCAGGGAACAGAATGGAAGTCAGGATTGAGGAGCCTGATGTCAGTTCTGCAGGAACTGACAGCGACCTGTTTATTGTTGGCTGctggcgccccctgctggtctgCGTTGGCACTGATGGACACAAAGACAGTCCTGCTGTCTCTGGGCTTCCTGTTAATAACAGATTACAGCAGCTTTGTGCAGGAGAGATagtcagaaataataaaaaataaatactcatttaaatatatattattgtaTTCATTGTATTCACAAAGATGAAGATATACAAACTAACGAAtcagaaatatttacagatttgtttggaaaatgaaaCACTGTTGTCCAGTCTTCGGTGAATGTTAAACGAGTGATATGAACTTAGAACAGACTTTTACaactaagaataaaaaaaacaattgagtGGTGAGTAAATGATGATCTGTTCAGATTCagcacatgtaaataaaaacaccatgGACCCTCCTGTAGTTATAACTGTctgacttcctgctgctgtatcctttaaacacaaactgaaaaaatcaacagaaaatgtCTGTCAGGTTGTAGAATATCTTAAgagtatttatttctttattgtctCCCTGCAATCTAACTCCTTCTGCATATTTTACCCACTGagatatattttaatattagaaTGTTCAGCTCTTGTAGAAAGTTTCCTctgacttttggcttttatacttttcaaaatatttaacttttttttaaaacatccccACTGAAATACATAGAAATCTcctaaatgtcacttttttctgctcaaaatctgatccagtttgtgttttctgcttcatttatgttttagctactattttgctcattttaactgcagctttggtaacttcagcttttagatactgtttttctaatttcacgttttagctacagttatgctaatagttttagcttttagctactgactaaccttttttcagtttgtagctacagttttagcttttaactttggttttgctcgtgtttcattaaaactaccGTGTTGCTAATTTATCAGTTTAGCTATCtttctgttccttttagctCTAAGCTATCGTTCTGCTCTTTTTTAGCTCCCgttttggttcttttagctcctgttctgctcctCTTAGCTTCTGTTTCGCTTGTTTCAACTTGAAacactcagtttcagcttcttcagctaaCTTCAGCAGGGTTATTCTTGCTACTAGTAGCTCCCGCAAAGTcaacagattttatatttttgtccttCCTCTCGATCTTTAAAAGTTACAGAATCTTTAAGTCGTGTTTGACGATTAAAaggtacaaaataaaataaaatgtgtgacgATAAAAAGAGGTTTTTTATGGTCCTGAAGGTGCAGTCGAGTGCAACAACAAGCGTCCCGTTTCAGTGACTcatttcactgaaataaaactttgagtTCCATTCAGTCAAAAATTCATGGCAGCATCACAGGAccctgtgacctctgaccccatgCTTACGCTGCGGAAACGCTGTGGCTCGATGTGAGGCGGCACGGCGAGGAGGGATTTCTTGGCTCCACCGTACGGCGGTTTGAGGAGCCTGCGGTGAGCGCCGGCCGGCTGCGAGCTGAGCTGCTCCAGGCTGCAGGAGGCCACCGGGTGAAACAGGGAGGCAGATGGGTGGAGGGAGGAGGCGGGTCGAGCTGCCATCTCTCTGGAGGctcgaggaggaggaggaggaggaggaggcagtgACACTGGAGCTGCAGAGGTCtcccctctctctgctgctccttcttCTCTGTTCATCTGCTCCTCCTCGCTGCTCCTCTCTTCCCCTTTGCTCGCCTCCTTCGTCTCATTGGCCGGAGAGACGCCTCGCTGCctccccagctcctcctcccCAAAACGAATATCCAGCAGAGGCGTTCTGGTGCTCTTCTCCTCCCTGAAGCTACACACGGTGCTCTGGGTGTCCTGGCCCAGCCCTGATGGCAGAGACCCCCCTTTACCTATCTTAcagcttttctcctcctcctcctcctgctcctcctcctcctcctcctcctcatcgctGCTGCATGGGTCAAAGCTGGGGGAGGGGCGCAGCCTCTGGATCTGAGCCGAGGCGCGGCGGAGAGCCCCCCCCATGAAGCCAGTTGGGGACGGCGCGGCGTTGAGGAGGCGGTTGAACAGAGCCATGTTGGGGTGGCGAGTTCCCGGTTCCTCCATGTTCTCAGCGATGTCCTCTAAAGGCTGGAAGTGCATCTCCTCCTTTGGGATCCtgccaacagaaaacaaatatagt of the Kryptolebias marmoratus isolate JLee-2015 linkage group LG3, ASM164957v2, whole genome shotgun sequence genome contains:
- the LOC112450541 gene encoding protein Hook homolog 3-like; the encoded protein is MSSNQQVCQLEAMKAAASEADDCQGVKTKWRPEQEEKLILTAWKHMQRGPSGAPAAPGPPRSFLAEQRQLTRDRRRRSTLQESSEESCREQNGSQD